In Methanothermococcus thermolithotrophicus DSM 2095, one DNA window encodes the following:
- a CDS encoding PUA domain-containing protein: MKHRRLKKAEIQLIKDELKKYLKNAEDFQYGNLWALGGKQINVIYAGRDVLKSLKNFKDIYNAGVIFGEIVTKNGKNKFLLSLEGMSIISKDIVKNYAVVNKKGENLFLYGRDIFKSSILELKGHGKVVVFNKNMEFLGIGNYDGKMIKNVIDKGWYLREGG, translated from the coding sequence ATGAAACACAGGCGTTTAAAAAAAGCTGAGATTCAGCTAATAAAAGATGAACTAAAGAAATACTTAAAAAACGCTGAAGATTTTCAATATGGGAATCTGTGGGCTTTGGGAGGAAAACAGATAAACGTTATCTACGCAGGTAGGGATGTTTTAAAGAGTCTAAAAAACTTTAAAGATATTTACAACGCAGGAGTGATTTTTGGAGAAATAGTTACCAAAAATGGAAAAAATAAATTTTTATTATCTTTAGAAGGAATGTCCATTATTTCCAAAGATATAGTTAAAAATTACGCTGTTGTGAATAAAAAAGGGGAAAATCTCTTTCTTTATGGTAGGGATATATTTAAATCATCGATTTTAGAGTTAAAAGGTCATGGTAAAGTAGTAGTATTTAATAAAAACATGGAATTCTTGGGAATTGGAAATTATGATGGTAAAATGATCAAGAATGTTATTGATAAAGGATGGTATTTAAGGGAAGGCGGATAA
- a CDS encoding radical SAM protein, with protein sequence MNSIEVLENSIKAFKLTEKHFGNDISLERALFLGWYCNLTDPCKFCYMSTQKDRIKDPKKARRKIESILAEAIIMKRIGWKLEFISGGYGYSANELNDIVEMIAYVQKSRQYLNVGIVDFENLNLDVIEGVVGAVETVNEELHNYLCPQKPLDKTKEMLLKAKDAGLKTGITIILGLGEKEEDIGELLNLIEELELDRITFYSLNPQKNTIFQGKTSITTLEYMNWVSSVRINFPKMKIVTGTWVDKLTNIGPLVMSGSNTITKFPLFSMFGKKEGITVEKEILSTGRDLLGTFSDVEVLQGKKELKNTPYVDEEIKISDKNMEVIESLRKNIDERINSYVGKTLSRINREE encoded by the coding sequence ATGAATTCAATAGAAGTATTGGAAAACTCAATTAAGGCTTTTAAATTGACTGAAAAGCATTTTGGAAATGACATATCCCTTGAAAGGGCCCTTTTTTTAGGTTGGTACTGTAATTTAACAGACCCATGTAAATTTTGCTACATGTCAACTCAGAAGGATAGAATAAAGGATCCTAAAAAAGCAAGAAGAAAGATTGAAAGTATACTTGCTGAAGCCATAATAATGAAGAGAATAGGGTGGAAACTTGAATTTATATCTGGAGGTTATGGTTATAGTGCCAACGAACTAAATGATATTGTAGAAATGATAGCTTATGTACAAAAGTCAAGACAATATCTAAATGTAGGTATAGTCGATTTTGAAAATTTAAATTTGGATGTTATTGAAGGTGTCGTTGGAGCTGTCGAAACTGTAAATGAAGAACTGCACAATTATTTATGCCCTCAAAAACCCTTGGATAAAACAAAGGAAATGCTTTTAAAGGCAAAAGATGCAGGTTTAAAAACTGGAATAACCATAATTCTTGGATTGGGTGAAAAAGAAGAGGATATTGGAGAACTACTGAATTTAATTGAAGAGCTGGAATTGGACAGAATAACATTTTACTCATTAAACCCTCAAAAAAATACAATTTTCCAAGGAAAAACTTCAATAACCACCCTGGAGTATATGAATTGGGTTTCCTCTGTTAGAATAAACTTTCCAAAGATGAAAATAGTAACTGGAACTTGGGTTGATAAACTAACCAATATCGGACCTCTTGTAATGTCCGGTTCAAACACCATAACTAAATTTCCGCTTTTTAGCATGTTTGGAAAAAAAGAAGGAATTACCGTAGAAAAAGAAATACTTTCAACAGGTAGGGATTTACTTGGCACATTTTCAGATGTTGAAGTACTACAGGGAAAAAAGGAGCTTAAAAACACGCCTTATGTTGATGAAGAAATAAAAATAAGTGATAAAAATATGGAAGTGATTGAGAGTCTAAGGAAAAATATTGACGAAAGAATAAATAGCTATGTGGGGAAAACATTATCTAGAATAAATAGGGAAGAATAA
- a CDS encoding LysR family transcriptional regulator codes for MKNVKSKLSTTLNIKYDGKIITQNQMKILKLISEKKSQNKVANILNIPPSTVNIQLKRLEKKLGFKLTYSSPSGTILTDEALELLEYYESMNKRISENPFIACGFISGEIGKILFDDIVVSSFGNVLKLYNMGLTNIVGIDDPYWSFRMGEPVPVAYDHFVMVYKEDFDFKNLIGISHSAQRIVWKTLKNMKIDFSVTKVVKNPYYAIDLVENGYSLFLNKGLLRYVKKDYIVEKPDFYEKTRHTINFILNMEDYEDDFEKLVLKKRKEISSAGFEPI; via the coding sequence ATGAAAAACGTTAAATCAAAACTAAGTACCACGTTAAATATAAAATATGATGGTAAGATCATAACCCAAAATCAAATGAAAATATTAAAACTAATCTCAGAAAAAAAATCACAAAATAAAGTTGCCAATATTTTAAATATACCTCCCTCCACGGTAAACATCCAATTAAAGAGGCTTGAAAAAAAATTAGGTTTTAAATTAACTTACTCCTCCCCCTCAGGCACAATATTAACTGATGAAGCCCTTGAACTGCTGGAATACTATGAATCGATGAATAAAAGAATATCAGAAAACCCATTTATCGCCTGTGGATTTATAAGCGGTGAAATAGGTAAAATACTGTTTGATGATATAGTGGTATCTTCTTTTGGAAATGTCTTAAAACTTTACAATATGGGATTAACAAACATTGTAGGTATAGATGACCCATACTGGAGTTTTAGAATGGGAGAACCTGTTCCAGTAGCTTATGATCATTTTGTGATGGTGTATAAAGAAGATTTCGATTTTAAAAATCTCATAGGCATAAGTCATTCTGCACAAAGAATTGTATGGAAAACCCTAAAAAATATGAAAATTGATTTTAGTGTGACAAAAGTTGTTAAAAACCCATATTACGCTATTGATCTAGTTGAAAATGGATACAGCCTATTTTTAAATAAAGGGCTTCTAAGATACGTTAAAAAGGATTATATAGTTGAAAAGCCCGACTTCTACGAAAAAACCCGGCACACCATAAACTTCATTTTAAATATGGAAGACTATGAAGATGATTTTGAAAAATTAGTTTTAAAAAAGAGAAAGGAAATAAGTTCTGCAGGTTTTGAACCCATCTAA
- the nikR gene encoding nickel-responsive transcriptional regulator NikR translates to MVDMDRISISLPTKLLGEFDEIIADRGYASRSEAIRDSIRDYIIKHKWIHSLEGERAGTITIIYDHHASDVMEKLTSIQHDYQDLIIATLHMHLDHDHCMEVILVKGDAKVIKELTDKLTSQKGVKQVKLTVMVPGGNIPQ, encoded by the coding sequence ATGGTAGATATGGATAGGATAAGTATCTCATTGCCAACTAAATTACTTGGAGAATTCGATGAGATAATTGCAGATAGGGGGTATGCAAGTAGAAGCGAAGCTATTCGTGACTCCATAAGGGATTATATAATAAAACATAAGTGGATACATAGTTTAGAAGGGGAAAGGGCTGGAACAATAACAATAATATACGACCATCACGCATCCGACGTCATGGAAAAGTTAACAAGTATACAGCATGATTATCAGGATTTAATAATAGCAACACTACATATGCATTTGGATCATGATCACTGCATGGAAGTTATACTGGTTAAAGGCGATGCCAAGGTAATTAAAGAATTAACTGATAAGTTAACATCTCAGAAAGGGGTAAAACAAGTAAAACTAACAGTAATGGTCCCAGGTGGTAACATACCTCAATAA
- a CDS encoding DUF2121 family protein: MSVIIGYYGKNGAVIAGDRRNILFRGDPKKREELEKKLYSGELKSDEELIRAAKDLGINIHIDDEKIKVRKIEDVLVGEVSSIGAESKRRRMYITKGKCAIIDILNDTITNKSIREGSSIVVFGNKYIKNLVQQELVKYKNKILKMSILEIKNLFEEILKNCNNPTVSKKYDVFYTVNCSKNFEETIENDIKDLFNYRNELNKKMFEFGKIMTIVNKIANEGEIGTIKNGKLVLNDDHIAIDKVCPNPKLFTEIEVEGNFEDGDIVVIENGNMKIKGKNENITTKYIVCKK, from the coding sequence ATGAGCGTCATAATAGGATACTATGGAAAAAATGGAGCGGTAATTGCAGGAGATAGAAGGAATATTTTATTTAGAGGCGATCCTAAAAAAAGAGAAGAGCTCGAAAAGAAACTATACAGTGGAGAATTGAAAAGTGACGAAGAACTTATCAGAGCTGCCAAAGATCTTGGAATTAATATCCATATAGATGATGAAAAAATCAAAGTAAGAAAAATAGAGGATGTCTTAGTTGGGGAGGTCAGTTCCATAGGAGCAGAATCCAAGAGAAGAAGAATGTATATAACAAAGGGAAAATGTGCAATTATAGATATATTAAATGATACAATTACTAACAAATCCATAAGAGAAGGAAGTAGTATAGTAGTATTTGGGAATAAATATATAAAGAACCTTGTCCAGCAGGAATTAGTAAAATATAAGAATAAAATCCTAAAAATGAGTATTTTAGAGATAAAAAATCTATTTGAAGAGATATTGAAAAACTGTAATAACCCTACTGTAAGTAAAAAGTATGATGTATTTTACACGGTGAATTGTAGTAAAAACTTCGAAGAGACCATTGAAAATGATATAAAAGATTTATTTAACTACAGAAACGAATTAAATAAAAAAATGTTTGAATTTGGAAAAATAATGACTATAGTGAATAAAATAGCAAATGAAGGAGAAATTGGGACAATAAAAAACGGAAAATTGGTTTTAAATGACGATCATATTGCCATAGATAAAGTATGCCCTAATCCAAAACTATTTACTGAAATAGAGGTTGAAGGGAATTTTGAAGATGGAGATATAGTTGTTATTGAAAATGGAAATATGAAGATAAAGGGAAAAAACGAAAACATTACTACAAAGTATATAGTATGTAAAAAATAA
- a CDS encoding DUF192 domain-containing protein, with protein MPTIKIGNKVYNIELADNFVKRAFGLMFRNIKDDEGLLFLYKKRKIHIHTYFVKYPLDIIFLMDDEVVDTVKNMKPWKTYRSRVYSNAMLEIKSGNVDIDELLGKKIIIN; from the coding sequence ATGCCAACGATAAAAATAGGTAATAAAGTATATAATATAGAATTAGCCGATAACTTTGTAAAACGGGCCTTTGGATTGATGTTTAGGAATATAAAAGATGATGAGGGTTTACTGTTTCTTTACAAAAAAAGAAAGATTCATATTCATACATACTTTGTAAAATATCCTTTGGATATTATTTTTTTGATGGACGATGAAGTTGTAGATACTGTAAAAAATATGAAACCTTGGAAAACTTACAGATCAAGAGTATATTCAAACGCCATGTTGGAAATAAAGTCTGGAAATGTTGATATAGATGAATTATTGGGAAAGAAAATAATAATTAATTAA
- a CDS encoding SDH family Clp fold serine proteinase, which yields MDPSGLFWIFFLFLFVYPQIMFRWKLLQRYKFIKNLESERKTRVIALIHRQEQLALFGIPLYRFINIEDSEEILRAIRLTPEDMPIDIILHTPGGLVLASEQIAMALKEHKAKTTAIIPHYAMSGGSLIALAADEIIMDKNAVMGPVDPQIGQYPAASILNTVNTKYVDELDDETLILADISKKAINQVTEFVYELLKDKLDDDEKAWELAKILSSGKWTHDYPLTVKKLKEMGIKINTDVPQKVYDLFDLYKQPVNQRPSVQYIPVPYKKGILNANDKNR from the coding sequence ATGGATCCATCAGGTCTTTTTTGGATATTCTTCTTATTCCTGTTTGTCTATCCGCAGATAATGTTTAGGTGGAAATTATTACAAAGATACAAATTTATAAAGAATTTAGAGAGTGAAAGAAAAACAAGAGTGATTGCATTAATACATAGGCAGGAACAGTTGGCCCTATTTGGCATACCACTGTATCGTTTCATAAATATTGAAGATAGTGAAGAGATTTTAAGGGCCATTAGGCTGACTCCTGAAGATATGCCTATTGATATAATACTCCACACACCGGGGGGATTAGTTTTAGCCAGCGAACAAATAGCAATGGCTTTAAAGGAACATAAGGCAAAAACCACTGCAATAATACCTCATTATGCAATGAGTGGGGGTAGCTTAATTGCACTTGCTGCAGATGAAATAATAATGGATAAAAATGCGGTAATGGGTCCTGTGGATCCACAAATAGGTCAATATCCTGCAGCTTCCATTTTAAATACTGTAAATACAAAATATGTAGATGAGCTGGATGATGAAACTTTGATTTTAGCAGATATATCTAAAAAGGCCATAAATCAAGTTACCGAGTTTGTCTATGAGCTCTTGAAGGATAAACTGGATGATGATGAAAAGGCATGGGAACTGGCTAAAATACTTTCAAGTGGAAAATGGACTCATGACTATCCACTAACCGTTAAAAAATTAAAGGAAATGGGAATTAAGATAAATACCGACGTACCTCAAAAGGTTTATGATTTATTCGACCTCTACAAACAACCTGTGAATCAGAGGCCTTCTGTACAGTACATACCTGTACCTTACAAAAAGGGGATTTTAAATGCCAACGATAAAAATAGGTAA
- a CDS encoding AAA family ATPase encodes MNNININSIKIKPALSKSIMLSDEAMALKYIILEPIGFPIRINGENVKVRVEDPKLFNVYARDQWVGEIVKEGDYLFDNTIIPDYAFKVVSTYPKEGGIITKETLFKLETKDACSEGDFKKARFSEVIGQEEAKKKCKIIIKYLQDPELFGEWAPKNVLFHGAPGTGKTLLARALATETNVPLYLIKATELIGEHVGDGSKQIQNLYMKASENSPCIIFIDELDAIALSRQYQSLRGDVSEVVNALLTELDGIKDNKGVVTIAATNNPDMLDSAIRNRFEEEIEFKLPNDAERLKIMELYAKKMPIPIKANLKKYVEKTKNMSGREIKEKFLKPALHKAILDDKEFIGEKELDEVLKSIGKKSTPSDLYC; translated from the coding sequence ATGAATAACATCAACATAAATTCAATTAAAATCAAACCTGCACTCTCAAAATCGATAATGTTATCTGACGAAGCCATGGCTTTAAAATACATTATTTTAGAGCCGATAGGATTCCCGATTAGGATAAATGGCGAGAATGTAAAGGTTAGAGTCGAAGACCCTAAATTATTCAATGTATATGCGAGAGACCAGTGGGTTGGAGAGATTGTTAAAGAAGGAGATTACCTATTTGATAATACAATTATCCCAGATTATGCTTTCAAAGTAGTTTCAACATATCCGAAAGAAGGCGGCATAATAACAAAAGAAACACTATTCAAGTTAGAAACTAAGGATGCATGCAGTGAAGGCGATTTCAAAAAAGCGAGATTCAGTGAAGTCATAGGTCAGGAAGAGGCAAAGAAGAAGTGTAAAATTATTATAAAATATCTACAGGACCCTGAGCTCTTTGGAGAATGGGCGCCAAAAAATGTGCTATTCCACGGAGCTCCAGGAACCGGAAAGACATTGTTAGCCAGAGCTCTAGCAACTGAAACTAATGTTCCACTATATCTTATAAAAGCCACTGAGCTCATAGGGGAACATGTTGGAGACGGTTCAAAGCAAATCCAAAACCTCTATATGAAGGCTTCAGAAAATAGCCCCTGTATCATATTTATTGACGAGTTAGATGCTATTGCATTAAGCAGGCAATACCAGTCACTAAGAGGAGATGTTTCTGAAGTTGTAAACGCTTTATTAACTGAATTGGATGGAATAAAAGACAATAAAGGAGTAGTTACAATTGCAGCTACAAACAACCCAGACATGCTCGATAGTGCAATAAGAAACAGGTTTGAAGAAGAGATTGAATTCAAACTACCGAATGATGCTGAGAGACTAAAAATAATGGAATTATATGCAAAAAAAATGCCAATACCAATTAAGGCTAACTTAAAGAAGTACGTTGAAAAAACTAAAAACATGAGTGGAAGAGAGATTAAAGAGAAATTTTTAAAACCTGCTCTCCATAAAGCCATATTGGACGACAAAGAGTTCATTGGGGAAAAAGAGCTAGATGAAGTTTTAAAAAGTATTGGTAAGAAGAGTACTCCTTCAGACCTATATTGCTGA
- a CDS encoding DNA-directed DNA polymerase II large subunit, which translates to MFHVACSKDMEEYFNHILTDVKKIYKIAEECRNKGFDVAESVEIPLAKDMADRVEGIVGPDGVAERIRELVSELGKEPAALEIAKEIVEGRFGNFDREMAAEQAIRTALAVITEGIVAAPLEGIAHVKIKKNKDGSEYLAIYFAGPIRSAGGTAQALAVLVGDYVRKNMGLNRYIPTEDEIERYVEEVDLYQSEVGSFQYSPKAEEIRAAVKNISVEITGEATDDVEVSGHRDLDRVETNQIRGGALLALVEGVLLKAPKILRHVDKLGIEGWDWLKELKNKKEEVDFEKKEEEENEEEYVYEDDGSSDYDDIEIEAITKFIGEVIAGRPVFAHPSKKGGFRLRYGRSRNTGFATDGFHPALMYLVDDFMAVGTQLKTERPGKATCVVPVDSIEPPIVKLKNGSVIKIDTIEKALEYRNLVEEILFLGDILVNFGDFLENNHPLLPSSWCEEWYEKILISKNIPYEKEFINNPTPKDAVNYALKTKTPLHPKYTYRWHDVSKDDVLQLRDWVLSGNYDERSNTWIIPYDVKNEAHKNAKRILELIGCCHKVNGETKTVEVEEYYTLLYSLGYDVENNIDLVEDIGEAHSRAKNSMHFINLLAPFEIKRNTYVYVGARMGRPEKAAERKMKPPVNGLFPIGNAGSQVRLINKAVEEGKTDDVEVSYGKCPRCERISLYRKCPFCGAPVNLTGPSRITIPLKDYWYKTLENLGINKPGDVKCIKGMTSKEKVVEPLEKAILRAMNNIYVFKDGTTRFDCTDVPVTHFRPNEINASIDKLIGLGYTKDIHGAPLEDGEQVLELKPQDVIIPEKCAKYFVNVAKFIDDLLEKYYGRERFYNVTNEEDLIGHLVIGMAPHTSAGMVGRIVGYSKANVGYAHPYFHASKRRNCDGDEDAFFLLLDAFLNFSKKFLPDKRGGQMDAPLVLTTILDPKEVDGEVHNMDSVWEYPLEFYEKTIEMVSPKEVKELIQTIEDRLGKPSQYEGIGYTHETSRIDEGPLVCAYKTLGSMLEKTSAQLNVAKKIRATNERDVAEKVIQSHFVPDLIGNLRAFSRQSVRCKCGAKYRRIPLKGVCKKCGSKLILTVSKGAVEKYMEVSQTMAERYNASNYIKQRLDLIKDGIDSLFKNDKRKQVKIDDFFK; encoded by the coding sequence ATGTTTCACGTTGCGTGTTCAAAAGATATGGAAGAATATTTTAATCACATTTTAACAGATGTCAAAAAAATTTACAAAATTGCCGAGGAGTGTAGAAACAAAGGTTTTGATGTAGCTGAAAGTGTGGAAATACCTTTGGCAAAAGATATGGCTGATAGGGTAGAGGGTATTGTGGGGCCTGACGGCGTAGCAGAGAGAATTAGAGAGTTAGTTTCAGAACTTGGTAAGGAGCCTGCAGCATTAGAAATTGCCAAAGAAATTGTTGAAGGAAGATTTGGAAATTTTGATAGGGAGATGGCAGCTGAACAAGCCATAAGAACAGCACTAGCAGTTATTACTGAGGGAATTGTAGCAGCTCCACTTGAAGGTATAGCCCATGTTAAAATAAAGAAAAATAAAGATGGTAGTGAATACTTGGCAATATATTTTGCAGGCCCTATTAGAAGTGCAGGAGGTACAGCTCAGGCTTTGGCGGTTTTGGTAGGGGACTATGTTAGAAAAAACATGGGTTTGAATAGGTACATTCCCACTGAGGATGAGATAGAAAGATATGTTGAAGAAGTCGATCTCTATCAATCAGAGGTTGGGAGCTTCCAGTATTCCCCAAAAGCTGAGGAAATAAGGGCTGCAGTTAAAAATATCTCAGTTGAAATTACTGGAGAAGCCACTGATGACGTTGAAGTTAGTGGTCACAGAGATTTGGATAGGGTAGAAACCAACCAAATAAGGGGTGGAGCTCTACTTGCATTAGTAGAAGGGGTACTTTTAAAGGCTCCAAAAATCTTAAGACATGTTGATAAGTTAGGAATAGAAGGATGGGACTGGTTAAAGGAATTAAAAAATAAAAAAGAAGAAGTTGATTTTGAAAAAAAAGAAGAGGAAGAAAATGAGGAGGAATATGTATATGAAGATGATGGTTCATCGGATTACGATGATATTGAAATTGAGGCAATAACCAAATTTATAGGGGAGGTTATTGCGGGAAGGCCTGTTTTCGCACATCCTTCAAAAAAGGGAGGATTTAGATTAAGGTATGGAAGAAGTAGAAACACAGGATTTGCAACGGATGGATTTCACCCTGCGCTCATGTATCTTGTAGATGATTTCATGGCTGTGGGAACTCAGTTAAAAACTGAAAGACCTGGAAAAGCAACTTGTGTAGTTCCAGTAGATAGTATAGAGCCCCCCATAGTTAAATTAAAAAATGGAAGTGTAATTAAAATAGATACCATTGAGAAAGCCCTGGAGTATAGAAATTTAGTAGAGGAAATATTGTTTTTAGGGGATATATTAGTTAACTTTGGAGATTTTTTGGAGAACAACCACCCATTACTTCCAAGTAGTTGGTGTGAAGAATGGTATGAAAAAATTCTAATTTCAAAAAACATACCTTATGAAAAAGAGTTTATAAACAACCCAACCCCAAAAGACGCCGTAAATTATGCCTTAAAAACAAAAACACCTTTGCATCCAAAATATACGTATCGTTGGCACGATGTTTCAAAGGATGATGTACTTCAACTTAGGGATTGGGTATTAAGTGGAAACTACGATGAAAGGAGTAATACTTGGATAATTCCTTACGATGTTAAAAATGAAGCTCATAAAAATGCTAAAAGGATTTTAGAATTAATTGGTTGTTGTCATAAAGTTAATGGAGAAACCAAGACCGTTGAAGTCGAGGAATACTATACGCTTCTTTACTCACTTGGCTATGACGTTGAAAATAATATAGATTTAGTTGAAGATATAGGCGAGGCCCATTCAAGAGCAAAGAACAGCATGCATTTTATAAATTTGTTGGCACCTTTTGAGATAAAAAGAAACACCTACGTTTATGTTGGAGCTCGTATGGGAAGACCTGAAAAGGCAGCAGAAAGAAAAATGAAACCACCAGTTAATGGTTTATTTCCAATAGGCAACGCTGGAAGTCAAGTTAGATTGATAAATAAAGCTGTTGAAGAAGGAAAAACTGACGATGTGGAAGTTTCCTATGGTAAATGTCCACGCTGTGAAAGAATAAGCCTTTATAGAAAATGTCCATTCTGTGGAGCTCCTGTGAATTTAACTGGGCCATCACGTATAACCATACCTTTGAAAGACTACTGGTATAAAACCTTAGAAAACTTGGGTATAAACAAACCTGGGGATGTTAAATGTATCAAAGGTATGACCTCAAAAGAAAAAGTAGTTGAACCATTAGAAAAGGCGATATTAAGGGCAATGAATAATATATATGTGTTTAAGGATGGTACAACAAGATTTGACTGCACCGATGTCCCAGTTACACATTTTAGACCTAATGAAATTAATGCAAGTATTGATAAATTAATAGGGTTAGGATATACTAAGGATATTCATGGAGCTCCTCTTGAAGATGGGGAGCAAGTTTTAGAGTTAAAACCTCAGGATGTGATAATCCCTGAGAAGTGTGCCAAATACTTCGTAAATGTAGCTAAGTTCATAGATGATCTACTTGAAAAATACTATGGAAGAGAGAGATTCTACAACGTAACCAATGAGGAAGACTTGATAGGGCATTTAGTTATAGGTATGGCACCTCACACCTCGGCAGGAATGGTTGGAAGAATAGTGGGTTATAGTAAAGCCAATGTAGGTTATGCACATCCTTATTTCCACGCATCTAAGAGGAGAAATTGCGACGGCGATGAGGACGCCTTCTTTCTACTGTTAGACGCATTTCTGAACTTCTCTAAAAAATTCCTCCCAGATAAAAGAGGGGGACAGATGGATGCTCCACTGGTATTAACAACAATACTTGATCCAAAGGAAGTCGATGGTGAAGTTCACAACATGGATTCGGTGTGGGAGTACCCACTTGAGTTTTATGAAAAGACCATTGAAATGGTTTCTCCAAAAGAGGTAAAGGAATTAATTCAAACTATAGAGGACAGATTGGGTAAGCCTTCCCAATATGAAGGTATCGGCTATACTCACGAAACTTCGAGAATAGATGAGGGACCATTAGTTTGTGCATATAAGACTTTAGGATCCATGCTTGAAAAAACCAGTGCCCAGTTGAATGTAGCAAAAAAAATAAGGGCTACAAATGAAAGAGACGTTGCAGAAAAGGTTATTCAATCCCACTTTGTCCCAGATCTAATCGGTAATCTAAGGGCATTTTCAAGACAGAGTGTCAGATGTAAATGCGGGGCAAAGTACAGGAGAATACCATTAAAAGGAGTTTGTAAGAAGTGCGGAAGTAAGTTAATACTAACGGTTTCAAAAGGAGCTGTAGAAAAATATATGGAAGTTTCTCAAACTATGGCAGAAAGGTACAATGCGAGCAATTATATAAAACAGAGATTGGACTTAATTAAAGACGGTATCGACAGTTTATTTAAAAATGATAAAAGAAAACAAGTTAAAATTGATGATTTCTTTAAATAA